In Zonotrichia leucophrys gambelii isolate GWCS_2022_RI chromosome 8, RI_Zleu_2.0, whole genome shotgun sequence, one genomic interval encodes:
- the FASLG gene encoding tumor necrosis factor ligand superfamily member 6, giving the protein MQPQRGRAAGLGCRGGDELPPVQQNLPYYPHIFWVDGYAETAAPCAPAVPSAPFPPPVPDRSRKPRSKGRERGERSRAGFLVMFLLILVAFTGVGLSIFKIFHLEKEVDELRESASAEPIPASSQKLTGHRKEARRAAHVTGNPEQQGLPLEWEPSSGHAYTSGVQYEARGLRVSEPGLYFVYSRVLFRGTACDSPLLLAHVVYKRNPASPGSLVLMEDKAANFCSGQRMWARSSYLGALFRLRRMDSLHVNVSKIALVNFEESKTFFGLFKL; this is encoded by the exons ATGCAGCCGCAGCGGGGCAGAGCCGCGGGGCTCGGCTGCCGCGGCGGGGACGAGCTGCCCCCCGTGCAGCAGAACCTCCCTTATTACCCGCACATCTTCTGGGTGGATGGATATGCCGAGACAgcggctccctgtgcccccgctgtcccctcggCTCCCTTCCCACCGCCCGTGCCCGACCGGAGCAGAAAACCGCGGAGTAAAGGAAGGGAACGCGGGGAAAGGAGCAGAGCCGGCTTCCTCGTGATGTTCCTGCTGATCCTGGTGGCCTTCACCGGAGTGGGGCTGAGCATATTTAAGATTTttcacctggagaaggaggTGGATGAACTCAGGGAG TCTGCCAGCGCTGAGCCCATCCCTGCATCCTCTCAGAAACTCACAG ggcacaggaagGAGGCCAGGAGGGCAGCCCACGTCACAG GcaacccagagcagcaggggctgccgCTGGAGTgggagcccagctctggccatgccTACACCAGCGGGGTGCAGTACGAGGCGCGGGGCCTGCGGGTCAGCGAGCCGGGGCTGTACTTTGTGTACTCGCGGGTGCTGTTCCGGGGCACGGCCTGCGacagcccgctgctgctggcacaCGTGGTGTACAAGAGGAACCCGGCCTCCCCGGGCAGCCTGGTGCTCATGGAGGACAAGGCCGCCAACTTCTGCTCGGGCCAGAGGATGTGGGCCCGCAGCAGCTACCTGGGCGCTCTCTTCAGGCTCAGGAGGATGGACAGCCTGCACGTCAACGTCTCCAAAATCGCCCTGGTCAACTTTGAGGAGTCCAAGACTTTCTTTGGTTTGTTTAAGCTTTGA